Proteins found in one Labrenzia sp. VG12 genomic segment:
- a CDS encoding lytic murein transglycosylase, which translates to MGLCAILWMMALIGLTAPSQADPGFDKFVRGFWPKAQAAGISAQTYNAVFTGMKPDDDTIRLMNKQSEFVKPIWEYLDSAVSDTRVEKGREMLREYGPVLKQIEARYGVDREAVLAIWGMETNYGGFMGRHNVIQALATLAYAAPRRKSFWQKELLTALAIVQAGHVRFNDMEGSWAGAMGHTQFMPSSWKAYAADYNGDGRRDIWTSIPDALASTANYLKKHGWQTGKTWGYEVKLPAGFDYHLADGDKTLTLGEWSRYGVRRSNGRGFPRPSDKGILVLPAGASGPAFLMLRNFYVIKRYNNATAYALAVGHLADRIIGGGPLAGDWSREHLPLTRSETAELQSLLNRHGFSVGAADGKIGPATRRGIRAYQKSRGMIPDGYASVVLLARLKLGS; encoded by the coding sequence GCTCATCGGCCTGACCGCGCCGTCCCAGGCCGATCCGGGTTTCGACAAGTTTGTCCGGGGCTTTTGGCCAAAAGCCCAGGCTGCGGGCATTTCGGCGCAGACCTACAATGCTGTCTTTACCGGCATGAAGCCGGATGACGACACGATCCGGCTGATGAACAAGCAGTCCGAGTTCGTCAAGCCGATCTGGGAATATCTGGACAGCGCCGTCTCCGATACGCGGGTCGAAAAGGGCCGCGAGATGCTGCGCGAATATGGTCCGGTCTTGAAGCAGATTGAAGCCAGATACGGCGTGGACCGTGAGGCGGTGCTAGCGATCTGGGGCATGGAGACCAACTATGGCGGCTTCATGGGCCGGCACAATGTCATCCAGGCTCTGGCAACGCTTGCCTACGCGGCCCCGCGCCGCAAGAGCTTCTGGCAGAAGGAACTCCTCACCGCGCTGGCCATCGTGCAGGCGGGCCATGTCCGTTTCAACGACATGGAAGGATCCTGGGCAGGCGCCATGGGGCACACCCAGTTCATGCCTTCCAGCTGGAAAGCCTATGCCGCCGACTATAATGGCGACGGCCGCCGCGACATCTGGACTTCTATCCCCGATGCTCTGGCCTCGACGGCCAATTATCTGAAAAAGCATGGTTGGCAGACCGGCAAGACCTGGGGATACGAAGTCAAGCTGCCGGCCGGGTTCGACTATCATCTGGCCGATGGCGACAAGACGCTGACGCTTGGCGAGTGGAGCCGTTATGGCGTGCGCCGCTCCAATGGCAGGGGTTTCCCGCGCCCGTCTGACAAGGGCATCCTGGTGCTGCCGGCCGGTGCCAGCGGCCCGGCTTTCCTGATGCTGCGCAATTTCTATGTCATCAAGCGTTACAACAACGCCACGGCTTACGCGTTGGCGGTCGGGCATCTTGCAGATCGGATCATCGGCGGTGGACCGCTCGCGGGAGACTGGTCGCGGGAACATCTGCCGCTGACCCGGTCGGAGACCGCAGAACTGCAGTCGCTCCTGAACCGGCACGGATTCTCGGTTGGCGCCGCGGATGGCAAGATCGGTCCGGCAACGCGGCGCGGTATTCGTGCCTATCAGAAGTCGCGCGGCATGATACCGGACGGGTATGCCTCCGTGGTTTTGCTGGCGCGGTTGAAACTCGGCAGCTAA